GGGCACGCAGCGAGCTGGGCCCCGCGCTGGACAACCGTGGACAATTCGGCACCATATACAATGCGACCATTCCCATCGTTAATAACAGTGACAAGGTACGTACCGTGCGGATTTATGCGAATCCACGTGGGGGTGCATTCGCCGGGTCTGTACGCATAGACAATCGTGTATATGGTATTCCTCTGCTGCAAGATAATACCAAGGTATGCCGATTGGCTGATATCAGCGTTCCGCCCGGCAGGTCCAGCTATGCTCTCAGCTTCATGGTCGCAGGCAGTGCAACTACGCCGCTAGGTCTGTACGTTATCACGCTATAGTTATACTCATGATGACTGCTTCGTCATTAGCGTAAAAAAAAGCGCGAGTTCAAGGGTTATTTCCCCCTATAACTCGTGCTTTTTGGATTATGCTCGCCCATTTGAGCAGGTTATGAATAGTTGTTCTTTAGTTGCCCAAACACACTTGATACCGCTCTATTTGAACCGTTGGACCTGCCTCGAAGGCATAATGGTCAACTCCGGAATGTTGACATGCTCCGGCTGCTCCAGTGCATAAAGGGCGGCTTCTGCAACATCATCAGGATGCAGCGGTAAAACGCTCGAAGCAAACGCCCGAATCTCCTGCTCGGGATATCCGGCCACCTGCGAAAATTCCGTCGCCACCGCCCCGGGGTGAATCGCAGTTACACGAATTCCTTGCGTACTGGTCTCCAAACGCAATGCGGAGGCTATGGCGCTAACGCCGTACTTGGTAGCGCTGTATAGTCCTCCTCCGGCAACCACTTCCTTCGCTGCAATAGAGGAGACAATGACAACATCCCCCTTGGCCTGTTCCCTCATTGGCTGAAGCCCATACTTCAGTGTCAGGACAAGACCGTGCACATTCGTCTTGTAAAGCTCCTCCCATCGTTCCAGGTCCACTTCTGCCAGTGGGCTTCGATACCCGAAGCCGGCATTGGCAACAATAATGTCAAGCCGTCCCCAGTGTTCAAGAATGGCATGGACCGCCTGCTGTACATCTTCAGCTTTTTGGATATCGGCAGGTATTGCCATGACCTCGTACAATCCCTCTTGGTGCAAGTCGCGAACCAATTCGTCCAATCGCTCCTGACGACGTGCCAATACAGCTACATATGCGCCTCGCTTTGTCAGTTTTCTTGCAATCGATGCCCCAATGCCGCTGCTTGCGCCTGTTACCAAAGCTACTTTATCGGCTAGGCTTTCCTTCCCTTTCCAGGATAAATCCAACTCATCCAATATCATGTTAAACCCTCCCCAAGCTTATTTGGTTAAAAGCACGCGATGAACGCCCTGGCTGCCTCCAGGAGCTGTGCCTATATATAAATATCCGTCATGGTTTACAGCCGTAGTTACGCCATAAAGCGAGCCTGCAGGATCATGCCAGCTTCCGATGAGTTTCCCCTGCGAATTAAGCTCCACAGCAAGCCCATGCTTCACAGGTGCGCTTGCACCGCTAAGCAGCGATTGAGGCAATTTGGCCATCATCCCAGCCAACCACGGGCTTCCATGCATCTGATCTACAAAGGGAATACGTGTCGTGAAGAGACCGACCCAGAAATGGCCTTGATAATCACGCGTAATGTTATCCGGAAAACCGGCGAGATTATCCGCAAAAATATCCGAAGTCCCCTTCTTCGGCCCTTTGAGCCAGTATCTGGTCAATTGGTAGTGATACGACTCTGCCACAAGCACAAAATCTTCGTCCGCAGACAAGGCAACCCCGTTCGCAAAATAAAGGCCCTCCAACATAACTGTCGTCTGCTTGGTCGCCGGATCATATTTCAGCAAACGTCCATGTGGCTTGTTCTCGGCGATTTCTTTGAAGGTCACTCTGCCATAATTGGAGGTGTCAGAAAAATAAATAGTGCCATCTTTAGCAATATCTAGCTCATTGGCCAAATAGATCGGTGTGCCGTCGACTTGATCGGCCAACACCGTCACGTTCCCGGAAGGATCTACAGATAGCAGCCCCTTCTGGACATCCGTAACGATCAGATTTCCACTAGCGTCAAACATAAGTCCATTGGGTGTTCCTTTGGTATCTGCATATAGCTGGGCCTTTTGCGGATTGCCCTTTCCATCAAAGGCAACCTTATAAATTTTCCCGTCGGAGTCTCCCGTATATAAAGTGCCTTCCTTGTCAAAGGTGATAAATTCCGGAAACTTAGGGGCATCTGTAACAAGCTCTGCGGAGCTGAGTTTGTTGTTTTGTTGCCATGGACCCGCTTGTTCAAAAGAGGGGGCCGAAGGTGCAAGCCATTTTGCAGGCTGGACAGGGGAAGGGATGAGCATAAAAATAACCACTCCCAGAAAGATTACCGCCAGCAGCGATAATCCGGTTCTGCGTACCCATTTACGCGGTTTCTTATTCTTTCTTCCTTGAGATTCTTTGATGGACAAATCAGGTTTACTGGGCATGAGTGCCTCCTATGTGATGTGAATAATATTTATATTTGAACGACGATTTTACCGAAATACTGTTTTCCTTCAGCCAAAAGTGCAAAGGCTTCACCGATTCGGTTGAGCGGGAATACCCGGTCGATGACAGGATGTAGCTGATGGTGGGAAATGGCACGATTCATGTTTTCGAAATGTTCCCTGTTACCGACTTGACTGCCACGAATCGTCGCAGCCTTCTGCAAAATGCTGGTGACATCGAACTCAGGAATGGTCAAGCCCGATAAGAATCCGATCATGCTCACAGTCCCTCCGGTACGAAGTGCATTGATGGATTGTGCCATTGTTGCCGCTCCCCCCACATCCAGGACATGGTCGACTCCGCCGCCTGTCAGCTCCAGAGCCACCTTATCCCACTCGGGAACTTCCGAATAGTTTATTGTCTGCCATGCGCCGAGAGCTTTTGCCCGTTCCAGCTTGTCATTGCTGCTCGATGTGATAATTACCCGTGCTCCTGCCATCAGAGAGAATTGAAGCCCAAAGATGGAGACACCGCCTGTTCCTTGCAAGAGCACCGTATCCCCCGCTCGCAGCCCGCCGGATTCCATCAGCATGCTCCATGCGGTTAATGCCGCAATTGGCAAGGTGGAAGACTCCTCCCAAGTAAGGTGATCCGGAATGGCGACGACCCCTTCTTCATGTAGAACGATATATTCAGCCGCCACTCCGCTGAGCGGGCCTCCCAGACTGTCCTTTAATACCTCCGCTCTCGTGCTCCCGCCAATGAATTTCTGTTGTAAATTTCCCGCTACCCTTTGTCCAATCTGAAATTTTGTCACTCCTTCGCCCACAGCTACAATTTCACCCGCTCCATCGGATAACGGAATGAAGGGAAATTGAATGCCGATCGGCATTACTCCATTAAGTATTACCAAATCTCGATAATTAAGAGACGCTGCCCTTATGCGGATCAGAACCTCCAGCCGTCCCGGCACCGGTATGTCGAGCTCCGTCAAGGTTAATTCTTCAAAGCCAAAACCGTTTTTAAGTTGCACTGCTTTCATTTTGGTTGTCCTCCCTGCAATGTTAAATTTTTTACCCATTATAGATACAGTGTATTATACAGGAAACAATGTTTCCTGTATAATACACTGTATCTATTTATCTTCAAAACGTCAATATTTACTTTAAAAATAAAACGCGTCGTAAAACTGCCTCCGCTTTTTTAACGTTTCTTACCAAGTAAAAATTGGAGGCAGGGTCACTTTCGCTTGCCCATAACTTGCTCAGGTAGGCAAGCATGAACCAAAAAACGCGAGTTGCAGAGGTGGAATAACCTCTGCACTCGCGTTTTTTACATTAATGGTGATATAAACACTGTCAATACAGTTAAAATTTTGCCTATGAGACAGACCCATTTAAGCTCCACATTTTATAGAACGTGCTTCTGACTACACTACTCTACTAAGCACAAAATTGGAGGGCGGGCCAGACTCCGGCTTGCCAAACAAATAACCCTGAGCCAGGGACACACCTGCTTCACGACAAAATTCAAAATCCTCCATCTGCTCAACGCCTTCAGCCAGCACCTGGCCGCCAAAGCGCGAAGCCGATTCCACGATCCCCGTAATTTGTCGCTGCTGATCACTGTTGCGATGACAACCATCAATTAAACTTCGATCAATTTTGACATAATCCGGCTGGAGGCAATTCATAAGCTCTGTCGTAGAATAACCCGCCCCCACATCGTCCAGTGCCACTGAAACTCCTCGTGTACGATATTGTTCAAAAATTTGATGCAAAACATTCAGGTCGTCAATTTCTTCCGTCTCTACGACCTCAAACACAAAATCCTCCGTATTCATGGACAACCGATCAATCGTCTCAAAGGTATGATTCAAGCAATAGGCCGGATTATAGATGGTTGAAGGGAGAAAGTTAATAAACCGTTTAATCCCCGCAGGGAGACATGCTGCACTTTTTTCAATAGCGGAAATACGAGCCAAGCGATCCAAATGAGCATGCAAGCCGGCTTCACGGGCAATTTCAAACAGTCGAAAAGGCTGAAAGGGCCGCTCCGAATGTGACGGACGCAGCAAGAACTCAAACCCGATAATGTTCAGGTTGTGGTCAACAATAGGCTGCATGTGGCTTGAAAAGCTTTTGTCCCTAATGATACTCATCATATCCGCGTGTTGAATTCTGGCTTGCAATTGGCTAAATAGAAGCCAGTCCTCATATCCTTCCACATGATTCAGTCCGATCGCCACAGCCTCCATATGTAGGAGCCATTCCTGGGGAAGACGAGCCAGTCCGTTAACCAGCTGCTTCAGCTCTGAATGGCTGTCATACTTAAACACTATTCCGTCCTCGCAGCATTGTTGCGGTAGTATACCCAAGCCATCTAATGCCAGATTAAGCGACACCCTGGGGTGCCTGATCTTCAGCAATCCTTGATCTCTAATAGGTAATATGATGCTGCAACTGCTGCATGTCATAATGGTCCTCCCTGGGAACAATTTTCCGGTTTTTTCACCATTATATCACAAATATCTAGAACAAAAGTACTATAAAATCAAGAAAAACAAGGTCGCCACCAGTCGAAACTTAGGACTTAAGTGTATATCCGACAAAAAACAAAGTCTTTTGCACCAATTTCCAATTTCAATATTATTTTTCATAAAAGGCAAAAAAAAACAGCAAGTCTCCTGAATAGAGACTTGCTGCTTAGCTCTGATTAAATCTGGAACTGGAAAGGCAAACTTACTTGGAAGCCTTGGGCTTGGTTGTTTTAGCTGGTTTAGCAGCTGCAGGCTTGGTTGTTTTAACAGCCGGCTTCGCCGTTGCTTTCGCAGGGACTGCAGCTTCCTTTGCAGGAGTATTGGCTGTATTAGGCTTCGCGCCAGCTTTTAAGCTGTATTTGGCAAAACCGTCTGCCGCGCTGTCCAAGTAAGCAATTTGCTGATTTCCAGCCAGCACATCCTTGGCATCAGGAGAGGACTCGAAGGTAACCTTAGCCTGACCAAAAGGAGCAATAGACCAGTTGCCATCCGCTGACGGATTAATCGTTCCGTTCGTACGGATATAATCAATAATGACTTGACGGTTTTCATCCGGCGCTGCCATCACAATGCGCTTGCCATCTGGATTCGCCAGTTTGGACGAGGACGCACGGTAGTTATTGGTCGCTACGATAAATTTCTGTGCAGGATCAATTGCCTTCCCATTGTATTGCAAGTCCTTGATACGATGAGCCGAAGAATCAATCATGTTTCCCTTGGCATCATAGCGTGCAGGCTGAGTTACATCGATTTGGTAAGTCACACCGTCAATGACATCAAAATTGTAGGTTGGGAAATCTTTGTTGATCAGTGCTTGTTCCTCTGTTTTGCTTGGATCGATGCGGTTGAACTGACCCGCAGACCACTCCAGCCACTCCTGGATTTCAGCACCGGTTACTTCTACAGCATGAACCGTGTTCGGGTATACATACAGATCGGATACGTTTTTAATCGCAATCGTACCTTGCGGAATGTTCGTGTAATACTCGGCACCGTTGCGACCACCGGCCTTGAATGGAGCGCCAGCCGACAATACGGGAAGATTTTCGTATTCGGTCCCTTTCAGATGGTTTTGTACGTACCATTTTTGTGCATTCGTCACAATCTGAATAGATGGGTCATCCTGAACCAATGCAAAATAACTGGTAATCGGTGCGGTTGTGGTTCCAACCGGTTGACGAACATAATCCAGCGTTCCTTTATGCTCTTCCTTGACCGCATCTACCAGTTTAAACTCAGGGTTCGTCTTCACAGCCTGAGTTTGGGTATTCACAACTGGACGCACTTCTGACTGAGAATTAGTCACGCTCCACACATCTTTTTTCTTTTCCAGACTCAGGTCAATAATACCCAGTTCCTTGCCCCAAGAGGAAGCTTCTACAGCCGGTACGCCATTAATGGTTCCTTTATCCAGATCTACACCGCTCATTCCTTTAAAATCAGGGCCGGGGAAAGATTTATGAGCATGCCCAAACAGAATAGCGTTGATTCCGTCCACCTGGCTCAAATATTTAACGGCATTCTCCATCATTGGTGTTTGCGGCACATCCTCATAACCCGTGTGTGCAAGTACGACAATAATGTCGGCACCTTCCAATTTCATTTGAGGAATGAACTTTTTCGCCGTTTCCACAATATCCTTCGTAACGACCTTACCCTGCAAATTGGCTTTATCCCACTGCATAATTTGAGGAGTTACCAGACCGATTACACCCACTCTGAGCGTGTGCTCTTGGCCCTTCTCGTCCGTTACCGTTTTATTGAGAATCTGATAAGGGGTAAAATAATTTTTAGTACCTTGGCCCCCGTTGTCATAGTAAACGTTCGCATTTACGTAAGGGAATTCGGCTCCCTTAAGCGATTTCTCCAAAAAGTCGAGACCATAGTTAAATTCGTGGTTGCCCACAGTAGCCGCATCATAGCCCATCAAGTTCATCATCTTGTAGACCGGATGGACACCGCCTTCTTGCAAAAAGGTTTTGTTTCTGGCCATATAATCGCCTAATGGATTGCCCTGCAACAAATCACCGTTATCGAACA
This DNA window, taken from Paenibacillus kribbensis, encodes the following:
- a CDS encoding bifunctional 2',3'-cyclic-nucleotide 2'-phosphodiesterase/3'-nucleotidase — encoded protein: MLFRKNWFKGFTAAVVACSMLVFTAAPSWAATDSRDSAIVNLRIMETTDIHTTLMNYDYYADKETNEYGLINTAGLIQQARSETRNSMLFDNGDLLQGNPLGDYMARNKTFLQEGGVHPVYKMMNLMGYDAATVGNHEFNYGLDFLEKSLKGAEFPYVNANVYYDNGGQGTKNYFTPYQILNKTVTDEKGQEHTLRVGVIGLVTPQIMQWDKANLQGKVVTKDIVETAKKFIPQMKLEGADIIVVLAHTGYEDVPQTPMMENAVKYLSQVDGINAILFGHAHKSFPGPDFKGMSGVDLDKGTINGVPAVEASSWGKELGIIDLSLEKKKDVWSVTNSQSEVRPVVNTQTQAVKTNPEFKLVDAVKEEHKGTLDYVRQPVGTTTAPITSYFALVQDDPSIQIVTNAQKWYVQNHLKGTEYENLPVLSAGAPFKAGGRNGAEYYTNIPQGTIAIKNVSDLYVYPNTVHAVEVTGAEIQEWLEWSAGQFNRIDPSKTEEQALINKDFPTYNFDVIDGVTYQIDVTQPARYDAKGNMIDSSAHRIKDLQYNGKAIDPAQKFIVATNNYRASSSKLANPDGKRIVMAAPDENRQVIIDYIRTNGTINPSADGNWSIAPFGQAKVTFESSPDAKDVLAGNQQIAYLDSAADGFAKYSLKAGAKPNTANTPAKEAAVPAKATAKPAVKTTKPAAAKPAKTTKPKASK
- a CDS encoding EAL domain-containing protein, with amino-acid sequence MTCSSCSIILPIRDQGLLKIRHPRVSLNLALDGLGILPQQCCEDGIVFKYDSHSELKQLVNGLARLPQEWLLHMEAVAIGLNHVEGYEDWLLFSQLQARIQHADMMSIIRDKSFSSHMQPIVDHNLNIIGFEFLLRPSHSERPFQPFRLFEIAREAGLHAHLDRLARISAIEKSAACLPAGIKRFINFLPSTIYNPAYCLNHTFETIDRLSMNTEDFVFEVVETEEIDDLNVLHQIFEQYRTRGVSVALDDVGAGYSTTELMNCLQPDYVKIDRSLIDGCHRNSDQQRQITGIVESASRFGGQVLAEGVEQMEDFEFCREAGVSLAQGYLFGKPESGPPSNFVLSRVV
- a CDS encoding zinc-dependent alcohol dehydrogenase family protein, with the protein product MKAVQLKNGFGFEELTLTELDIPVPGRLEVLIRIRAASLNYRDLVILNGVMPIGIQFPFIPLSDGAGEIVAVGEGVTKFQIGQRVAGNLQQKFIGGSTRAEVLKDSLGGPLSGVAAEYIVLHEEGVVAIPDHLTWEESSTLPIAALTAWSMLMESGGLRAGDTVLLQGTGGVSIFGLQFSLMAGARVIITSSSNDKLERAKALGAWQTINYSEVPEWDKVALELTGGGVDHVLDVGGAATMAQSINALRTGGTVSMIGFLSGLTIPEFDVTSILQKAATIRGSQVGNREHFENMNRAISHHQLHPVIDRVFPLNRIGEAFALLAEGKQYFGKIVVQI
- a CDS encoding SDR family oxidoreductase; the protein is MILDELDLSWKGKESLADKVALVTGASSGIGASIARKLTKRGAYVAVLARRQERLDELVRDLHQEGLYEVMAIPADIQKAEDVQQAVHAILEHWGRLDIIVANAGFGYRSPLAEVDLERWEELYKTNVHGLVLTLKYGLQPMREQAKGDVVIVSSIAAKEVVAGGGLYSATKYGVSAIASALRLETSTQGIRVTAIHPGAVATEFSQVAGYPEQEIRAFASSVLPLHPDDVAEAALYALEQPEHVNIPELTIMPSRQVQRFK
- a CDS encoding SMP-30/gluconolactonase/LRE family protein, which encodes MPSKPDLSIKESQGRKNKKPRKWVRRTGLSLLAVIFLGVVIFMLIPSPVQPAKWLAPSAPSFEQAGPWQQNNKLSSAELVTDAPKFPEFITFDKEGTLYTGDSDGKIYKVAFDGKGNPQKAQLYADTKGTPNGLMFDASGNLIVTDVQKGLLSVDPSGNVTVLADQVDGTPIYLANELDIAKDGTIYFSDTSNYGRVTFKEIAENKPHGRLLKYDPATKQTTVMLEGLYFANGVALSADEDFVLVAESYHYQLTRYWLKGPKKGTSDIFADNLAGFPDNITRDYQGHFWVGLFTTRIPFVDQMHGSPWLAGMMAKLPQSLLSGASAPVKHGLAVELNSQGKLIGSWHDPAGSLYGVTTAVNHDGYLYIGTAPGGSQGVHRVLLTK